One genomic window of Actinoplanes lobatus includes the following:
- a CDS encoding LuxR C-terminal-related transcriptional regulator, with product MSIELIVDPPRTYGSDQASALLASKFVVPAAPPFMVARPGLLDRVTEGVTGPVTLVTGVAGSGKTQLLAAWARTRAGDRPVAWITLEEGDEQASTFWTYVAEGLRRAGVQVPSIADGAVTRAVLGRLAAAVADHPTDIVLILDGASQLPGPEWASGLEFLLSHVDNLRVVLTGRWDPPLPLYRYRLAGELHELRTADLAFTPAEATTLLRLHGVDLGADDTAVLLEHTEGWAAGIRLCACAMQGTTDPGRLVQTISGDESTIAEYFIGEVLRIQPPQVRRFLLESSVLDAFTPDLAGAVTERPDAARLLATLTRENAFIQPVGEGAEVYRYHRLFAELLRAQLAWTEPEEVAVLHQRAAAWLVAHGQLAEAVGHAVQAGDWAGAATMVIEDLALGALVIEGGGGRLGALFAGMPAHLEEPETVLIRAAMAYGDGDHARAAEQFTHASKLLSVRGADDGDGLTASCFLMRLLLLADGADPEQVAHLAPVARTLLSVAPAERLARHPELRMLMLAAEGMARSGSGDVDEAATVLAEAAAVTAAGAEPVRISSLENLALLEAHRGRLARAEASARQAIELATRRGLGKDRWPAAAEVALAWVALERYDIETADRRLRAAQHLCANGTTGAGPAAYALVRARRLQTRGELRQASNVLAAAREGVSGTPRWLSREITMNLSRLLITGGRANEASGLLDGYADSPAADVAVARAALLLAQGQAGAAHQVARTVADAAGVPAPVALDAWLLLAMLADGQDDTAGAREALRRALRVAGPESYRRPVHQVWSELRRLLRDDDRLIVQYRALTPGAATTDGPVTDPVVVEQLSKRELDVLRGMAEMLPTEEIAASMYVSVNTVKTHVRSILRKLSASRRNEAVRRARALRLI from the coding sequence GTGTCGATAGAACTGATCGTGGATCCACCCAGGACATATGGATCGGACCAGGCCAGCGCGTTGCTCGCCTCCAAGTTCGTGGTCCCGGCCGCGCCACCGTTCATGGTGGCCCGGCCGGGGCTCCTCGACCGGGTCACCGAGGGGGTCACGGGCCCGGTCACCCTGGTCACCGGCGTGGCCGGCAGCGGAAAGACGCAGCTGCTGGCCGCCTGGGCGCGCACCCGGGCCGGTGACCGGCCGGTCGCCTGGATCACCCTTGAAGAGGGTGACGAGCAGGCGTCGACCTTCTGGACGTACGTCGCCGAGGGGCTGCGCCGGGCCGGGGTGCAGGTGCCCTCGATCGCCGACGGCGCCGTCACCCGCGCCGTGCTGGGCCGCCTGGCCGCGGCCGTCGCGGACCACCCCACCGACATCGTCCTGATCCTGGACGGCGCCTCCCAGCTGCCCGGGCCGGAGTGGGCGTCCGGGCTGGAGTTCCTGCTGAGCCACGTGGACAACCTGCGGGTCGTCCTCACCGGACGATGGGACCCGCCGCTGCCGCTCTACCGGTACCGCCTCGCCGGTGAGCTGCACGAGCTGCGTACCGCCGATCTCGCCTTCACCCCGGCCGAGGCCACCACCCTGCTCCGGCTGCACGGCGTCGACCTGGGCGCGGACGACACGGCGGTGCTGCTCGAGCACACCGAGGGCTGGGCCGCCGGGATCCGGCTCTGCGCCTGCGCCATGCAGGGCACCACCGACCCGGGCCGGCTCGTGCAGACCATCTCGGGCGACGAGTCCACGATCGCCGAGTACTTCATCGGCGAGGTGCTGCGGATCCAGCCCCCGCAGGTGCGGCGCTTCCTGCTGGAGAGCAGCGTGCTGGACGCCTTCACCCCGGACCTGGCCGGCGCGGTCACCGAGCGGCCCGACGCCGCCCGGCTGCTGGCCACGCTCACCCGGGAGAACGCTTTCATCCAGCCGGTCGGCGAGGGTGCCGAGGTGTACCGCTACCACCGCCTCTTCGCCGAGCTGCTGCGCGCCCAGCTGGCCTGGACCGAGCCGGAGGAGGTGGCGGTGCTGCACCAGCGGGCCGCCGCCTGGCTGGTCGCGCACGGGCAGCTGGCCGAGGCCGTGGGGCACGCCGTCCAGGCCGGGGACTGGGCCGGCGCGGCCACCATGGTGATCGAGGACCTCGCCCTCGGCGCGCTGGTCATCGAAGGCGGTGGCGGCCGGCTGGGCGCGCTGTTCGCGGGCATGCCGGCACACCTCGAGGAGCCCGAGACGGTGCTGATCCGGGCCGCCATGGCCTACGGCGACGGCGACCACGCGCGGGCCGCCGAGCAGTTCACCCACGCGAGCAAGCTGCTCAGCGTGCGGGGCGCCGACGACGGCGACGGCCTGACCGCCTCCTGCTTCCTGATGCGGCTGCTGCTGCTCGCCGACGGGGCCGACCCGGAGCAGGTCGCCCATCTCGCGCCGGTCGCCCGTACCCTCCTGTCGGTGGCGCCCGCCGAGCGGCTGGCCCGGCACCCCGAGCTGCGGATGCTGATGCTCGCCGCCGAGGGTATGGCCCGCAGCGGCAGCGGCGACGTCGACGAGGCGGCCACGGTGCTGGCCGAGGCGGCCGCCGTCACCGCGGCCGGCGCCGAGCCGGTGCGGATCTCCTCCCTGGAGAACCTGGCGCTGCTCGAGGCGCACCGTGGCCGGCTGGCCCGGGCCGAGGCGAGCGCCCGCCAGGCGATCGAGCTGGCCACCCGGCGCGGGCTCGGCAAGGACCGCTGGCCGGCCGCCGCCGAGGTGGCGCTGGCCTGGGTGGCGCTGGAGCGCTACGACATCGAGACCGCCGACCGCCGGCTGCGGGCCGCGCAGCACCTCTGCGCCAACGGCACGACGGGGGCCGGCCCGGCCGCGTACGCCCTGGTCCGGGCCCGCCGGCTGCAGACCCGTGGAGAGCTGCGGCAGGCGTCCAACGTGCTGGCCGCGGCCCGCGAGGGCGTCTCCGGTACGCCGCGCTGGCTGAGCCGGGAGATCACCATGAACCTGTCCCGCCTGCTGATCACGGGCGGCCGGGCGAACGAGGCGAGTGGCCTGCTCGACGGCTACGCCGACTCGCCCGCCGCGGACGTGGCGGTGGCCCGGGCCGCGCTGCTGCTGGCCCAGGGACAGGCGGGGGCGGCGCACCAGGTGGCCCGGACGGTCGCGGACGCCGCCGGGGTTCCCGCGCCGGTCGCGCTGGACGCGTGGCTGCTGCTGGCCATGCTGGCGGACGGCCAGGACGACACCGCGGGAGCGCGCGAGGCGTTGCGGCGGGCGCTGCGGGTGGCCGGGCCGGAGTCGTACCGGCGGCCGGTGCACCAGGTGTGGAGCGAACTGCGGCGGCTGCTGCGCGACGACGACCGGCTGATCGTGCAGTACCGGGCGCTGACCCCGGGC
- a CDS encoding alpha-amylase family protein translates to MSEWPDTPVIYEIGTWPWLTGLSRRFGRPVTLADVPGEVWDEIAVPGIDAVWLMGVWERSPAGLALAQHNEDLQRSFREALPDLAPEDVVGSPYCVRRYRADERLGGPSGLAAARAALRGRGVRLILDYVPNHVAPDHPAVSLNPEWFVRGSAEDLAADPRGWFGAGEHVVAHGRDPFFPPWPDVAQLNAFAPGLRDATARVLGDIGDQCDGIRCDMAMLFTNEVFARTWGRWVGPAPEEEFWPQVFARVRARHPGLALIAEAYWDMEWTLQQQGFDFCYDKRLYDRLVHEDAGSLRKHLAAGRDFQDGLVRFLENHDEPRAAATLPRPRGRAAAVAIATLPGATLWHDGQFDGRRTRLPVFLARFPDEPDDPESRDFHRRLLTAAATVRGGEWHTVDTRGWPDNQSHHDLLAWSWHDEERRHLVVINFGDRPAQARVEAPWPDLAGRSWELADLLDGRVFTRDGDELAESGLYVDLSPWDFHLLTFR, encoded by the coding sequence TTGAGCGAGTGGCCGGACACGCCGGTGATCTACGAGATCGGCACCTGGCCGTGGCTGACCGGGTTGAGCCGGCGCTTCGGCCGCCCGGTCACACTCGCCGACGTGCCCGGCGAGGTGTGGGACGAGATCGCCGTGCCCGGGATCGACGCGGTCTGGCTGATGGGCGTCTGGGAGCGCAGTCCCGCCGGGCTGGCCCTGGCCCAGCACAACGAGGACCTGCAACGGTCGTTCCGGGAGGCGCTGCCCGACCTGGCGCCGGAGGACGTGGTCGGCTCGCCGTACTGCGTGCGCCGCTACCGGGCCGACGAGCGGCTGGGCGGGCCGTCCGGGCTCGCGGCCGCCCGCGCGGCACTGCGGGGGCGGGGCGTCCGGCTGATCCTCGACTACGTGCCCAACCACGTGGCGCCCGACCATCCGGCGGTCTCGCTGAACCCGGAGTGGTTCGTCCGGGGCTCGGCCGAGGATCTGGCCGCCGACCCGCGGGGCTGGTTCGGCGCGGGTGAGCACGTGGTGGCGCACGGCCGGGACCCGTTCTTCCCGCCGTGGCCGGACGTGGCCCAGCTCAACGCGTTCGCCCCGGGGCTGCGCGACGCCACGGCGCGGGTGCTGGGCGACATCGGCGACCAGTGCGACGGGATCCGCTGCGACATGGCGATGCTGTTCACCAACGAGGTGTTCGCCCGTACCTGGGGGCGGTGGGTGGGGCCGGCGCCGGAGGAGGAGTTCTGGCCGCAGGTCTTCGCCCGGGTCCGTGCCCGGCACCCGGGCCTCGCGCTGATCGCCGAGGCGTACTGGGACATGGAGTGGACCCTGCAGCAGCAGGGTTTCGACTTCTGTTACGACAAGCGGCTCTACGACCGGCTGGTCCACGAGGACGCCGGGTCGCTGCGCAAGCATCTGGCGGCGGGCCGCGACTTCCAGGACGGCCTGGTGCGGTTCCTGGAGAACCACGACGAGCCGCGGGCCGCCGCGACGCTGCCCCGCCCGCGGGGCCGGGCCGCGGCGGTGGCGATCGCCACGCTGCCGGGCGCCACGCTCTGGCACGACGGCCAGTTCGACGGACGGCGTACCCGGCTGCCGGTCTTCCTGGCCCGGTTCCCGGACGAGCCGGACGACCCGGAGTCGCGCGACTTCCACCGGCGGCTGCTGACGGCCGCCGCCACGGTCCGCGGGGGCGAGTGGCACACCGTGGACACCCGGGGCTGGCCGGACAACCAGTCCCACCATGACCTGCTGGCCTGGTCATGGCACGACGAGGAGCGGCGGCACCTCGTCGTGATCAATTTCGGGGACCGGCCGGCCCAGGCGCGGGTGGAGGCGCCGTGGCCGGACCTCGCCGGACGCTCCTGGGAGCTGGCCGACCTCCTCGACGGCCGGGTGTTCACCAGGGACGGCGACGAACTGGCCGAGTCCGGGCTATATGTGGACCTTTCCCCGTGGGACTTTCATCTGCTTACGTTCCGTTAA